Proteins encoded in a region of the Drosophila sechellia strain sech25 chromosome 2L, ASM438219v1, whole genome shotgun sequence genome:
- the LOC6611590 gene encoding serine protease inhibitor 42Dd: protein MTLLTEYSMKYMCWILLTTSVLGQFTKQLYRSFLQDNKQYNIIASPLCVEIGMSMVLMGADGNTAHELRTVLNLPEDKKNVATIYDELLTKLERRKKVAILQLVNRLFVNETIGVNKRYNKLVNKHFRAEAEAINLADRSKAAWAINDWVLDQTLDNVKYILTPSDLTPDESGVMINAAFFKGYWKTRFEKKYTKPKVFYVSKSYQVNVNMMSQVGRFKMRTSPIDQIIELPFAYSNLSMVIVLPKDNGSLNQAEDTIESYPQIVLTEMDVHLQLPKFKIDFRMELVESLKSVGIQHLFNSSSDISVLLNQSGTRISQVVHKAFIEIDEEGGSAGSASANPIQGLSDYAASVVTFTVNSPFVFMIRDDDNIYFRGRVVNPLKKSSPNDRIII, encoded by the exons ATGACCTTACTTACAGAGTATAGCATGAAGTACATGT GTTGGATCTTACTGACCACGTCAGTGCTAGGTCAATTCACCAAACAACTTTACCGAAGCTTTTTGCAGgataataaacaatataacaTCATTGCCTCGCCTCTATGCGTCGAGATTGGAATGAGCATGGTCCTCATGGGAGCAGATGGAAATACAGCCCATGAACTAAGGACGGTTCTTAATCTGCCAGAGGATAAAAAGAACGTAGCTACTATATATGATGAGCTGTTGACTAAACTCGAAAGGCGCAAGAAGGTAGCGATTCTCCAATTGGTGAATCGCTTGTTTGTCAACGAAACAATTGGGGTTAACAAGCGGTACAATAAACTAGTCAATAAGCACTTTAGGGCCGAGGCAGAGGCCATTAATCTGGCCGATCGATCGAAGGCAGCCTGGGCTATAAACGATTGGGTGCTCGACCAGACACTGGATAATGTGAAATACATTCTAACACCCAGTGACTTGACGCCCGATGAAAGTGGGGTCATGATCAACGCAGCTTTCTTCAAGGGCTACTGGAAGACGAGATTCGAAAAAAAGTACACCAAGCCCAAGGTATTCTACGTATCCAAAAGTTACCAAGTAAATGTCAATATGATGTCGCAAGTGGGTCGATTTAAGATGCGTACTTCGCCCATAGACCAAATTATTGAGCTGCCTTTTGCATACTCAAACCTTTCAATGGTAATCGTTCTGCCCAAGGACAATGGGTCCTTAAATCAAGCAGAAGACACAATCGAAAGTTACCCTCAGATAGTCCTCACTGAAATGGATGTACATTTGCAGCTTCCGAAATTTAAAATCGATTTCCGCATGGAGCTCGTAGAATCTCTCAAAAGC GTGGGAATACAGCATCTCTTCAACAGTTCGTCGGATATCAGCGTCCTACTGAACCAGTCTGGCACCAGAATCAGCCAAGTCGTACACAAAGCCTTTATAGAGATCGACGAAGAGGGCGGGTCCGCAGGATCCGCTTCTGCGAACCCCATTCAAGGATTATCTG ATTATGCGGCTAGTGTTGTTACTTTTACAGTCAATAGTCCCTTTGTCTTCATGATTCGCGATGATGACAACATATATTTCCGCGGCCGAGTCGTTAATCCTTTGAAGAAAAGCAGTCCCAATGACcgtattattatataa